A region from the Ptychodera flava strain L36383 chromosome 10, AS_Pfla_20210202, whole genome shotgun sequence genome encodes:
- the LOC139142089 gene encoding histone H2B, gonadal-like has translation MPPKPGGKAAKKAGKAKATRTGDKKKKRRRKESYGIYIYKVLKQVHPDTGVSSKAMSIMNSFVNDIFERIAAEASRLAHYNKRSTITSREIQTAVRLLLPGELAKHAVSEGTKAVTKYTSSK, from the coding sequence ATGCCTCCAAAACCAGGCGGAAAAGCTGCGAAGAAAGCCGGAAAAGCCAAAGCTACACGCACCGGTGACAAAAAGAAGAAGAGGCGAAGGAAGGAAAGTTATGGCATCTACATCTACAAAGTCTTGAAGCAAGTTCATCCAGATACGGGTGTCTCGTCAAAGGCCATGTCCATCATGAACAGTTTCGTAAACGACATCTTCGAAAGGATCGCTGCCGAAGCATCCCGTCTGGCCCACTACAACAAACGTTCCACGATCACAAGTCGAGAGATCCAGACAGCAGTTCGCCTACTACTTCCCGGTGAGCTGGCCAAGCACGCTGTGAGCGAGGGAACAAAGGCCGTCACGAAGTACACCAGCTCTAAGTGA
- the LOC139142092 gene encoding mitochondrial pyruvate carrier 2-like has protein sequence MAFATAWRGVLLKIERRLPAKLLPIWNHPAGLKTIHFWAPAFKWGLVIAAIADIARPPEKLSARQSGSLAVTGFIWARYALVIIPKNWNLFGVNLFVGLTGTMQLTRIYLHQQSLKNQAAEVEATEEQKSLPATEATPSQ, from the exons ATGGCCTTCGCAACTGCCTGGAGAGGAGTCCTACTTAAGATCGAACGTAGACTTCCAGCCAAGCTCCTGCCGATATGGAATCACCCTGCAG GTTTGAAAACGATCCATTTCTGGGCACCAGCATTCAAGTGG GGACTTGTCATTGCGGCTATAGCAGACATAGCCCGCCCACCTGAAAAGCTAAGTGCAAGACAGTCTGGTTCATTAGCAGTAACAG GATTTATTTGGGCAAGATACGCCCTGGTGATTATCCCTAAAAACTGGAATCTTTTCGGTGTCAACTTGTTTGTAGGATTAACTGGTACGATGCAGCTCACTCGAATCTATTT ACACCAACAGTCCTTGAAAAACCAAGCTGCTGAAGTTGAGGCAACTGAAGAACAGAAGTCACTACCAGCAACTGAAGCTACACCAAGCCAGTAG